The Steroidobacteraceae bacterium genomic interval GCCTGGAAGGCGCGCGCCAGGACCACGCCATCTTCGATGCCAAGCACGGCGCCGTGGCCGAGGAATGGCAGAATCGGATGCGCGGCATCGCCCAGAAGTCCCACGCGGCCACGGTACCAGTGCTCGAAGGGCTCGTGATCGAACATGCCCCATTTGAACAACTGATCCGGCGGTGTGGCCGCCATGAAAGTTAGTACATCGGAATGCCAGCCTTCGAATTCGCGCAGGAGTTCTGCGACCGTCGAATGAATTGACCAGCCTTCGGCCGTCCAGGCCTCGCGCTCGGCAAATGCAACGAAGTTGAGGAGCGTCCCGTTGCGTACCGGGTAGCGATTGACCATGTGGCGCGGTCCGATGAACAAGCCCGAGGGCGGATCGAGTATGTCCGGCGGAACGCGATCCATGGGCACGAGGCCGCGCCAGGCGATATAGCCTGTATACACGGGCGAGCTTTCGCCGAAAAGACAAGTGCGCACGACCGAGCGCGAGCCATCGGCGCCGATGAGAACATCGGCATTGATCGTCTCGCCATCGGCGAATCCGACTTCGACGATGCGCCCGCGTTGTGTGACCGAAACGCAACGCCGATTGACGAGAATAGCCTCGGGATCGTTGGCGCGCACGGCTTCGGCTAGCGCACCGTGCAGGTCGGCACGATGAATAACATAGTAACGCTCGCCGTAGGCATCGAGCAGCGCCTTGCCGCGATTCACCCGCTGCAGTACCCGGCCGTCCTTGTAGTGGCGCACGGCCTGGTCATCGGGCTTGTAGGCCTTTTCCTCGAGCATGGGCTTCAGGCCGAGATAGGTCAGGGCATGGGCGGCGGTTGGGCTCAGCGACAAGCCGGCGCCGACCTCGCCAAGCTCGGGCGCCTGCTCATAAATACGAACCTTGAATCCGGCGCGCTGCAAGCCGAGCGCGGCACTCAATCCGGCTATGCCGGCTCCCAGCAAGGTGACTTCCATCGTTTGCATCAGACCCGCCTAGTTCGACTCGACCCCCGTGACGGGCAGTCTAGGCGGAGCCCACCCCATGACCGTTAGTGTGTGCGGTGCTTCGGTCCAATGAGCGGACAGTCACTGGTGCGCCCGCACGAGGGTCCCGCTACCATGCGCGCCATGCCACAGCGAGCGCCCAGCGTTGGATTCGTCAGCCTTGGATGTCCCAAGGCCCTGGTCGATTCGGAACGCATCATGACGAACCTGCGCCAGCGTGGCTACGCGCTCGCTCCGGATTATTCGCAGGCGGATCTGGTTGTCGTCAATACCTGCGGTTTCATCGATTCGGCGATAGAAGAATCGTTGCAAGCCATCGACGAAGCGTTGAACGAAAGCGGACGCGTGATTGTCACGGGATGCCTCGGTGCCAATGCAAAGCGCATACGTGAGCAATTCCCTGCGGTCCTCGAGATCACCGGACCGCACGCCTATGATGAAGTGACCGCAGCGGTCGACCGGCATCTACCCATGCCGCACGATCCCTACACCGACCTGGTACCGCCGCAGGGTCTCAGGCTTACGCCGAGACATTACGCTTACCTGAAGATTTCGGAAGGCTGCAACAACCGCTGCAGCTTCTGCATTATCCCTGCCCTGCGCGGGCGCCTCACCAGCCGACGAATCGACGACGTCATGAGCGAAGCCGAGACACTCATCGCCGCCGGCGTGCGCGAGCTGCTCGTCATCTCGCAGGACACGAGTGCCTATGGCGCGGATATCCGGTACGCCCAGGGCCGCTGGCGCGACCGGAATTACGACAGCCGGATCGTCGATCTCGCGAAGGCGCTGGGCGAGCTTGGCGTCTGGATACGACTGCACTATGTGTATCCATACCCGCATGTCGATGAGCTTTTGCCGCTGATGTCCGCCGGGCGCATCCTTCCCTACCTGGACATTCCGTTTCAGCACGGCAGCCCTGCGGTACTGAAACGTATGCGACGTCCGGCCCATTCCGAGGACACGCTGCGGCGCATCGCCGACTGGCGGTCGGTTTGCCCGCAGCTCAGCTTGCGCAGCAGTTTCATCGTTGGCTTTCCGGGCGAGACGGATGCCGAATTCGAAGAACTCCTGCAGTGGCTCGAAGCCGCGCAACTCGATCGCGTGGGCTGCTTCCGCTACTCGCCGGTCGATGGTGCAGCCGCCAATGCGCTTGGGGCGCAGGTCGATGCGGACGTGGTCGAGGAGCGATATGCGCTTTTCATGCAGACGGCGCAACGAATCAGTCGCGCGCGCCTCGCCCGGCACATTGGCGAGCGCATCGAGGTACTGGTCGATGCACATGAAGGCGATGACGCATTGGCACGAAGCCGCGGCGATGCGCCGGAAATCGACGGCATCGTTCGCATCGTGGGTGGTGCGAGGCTGCCGGTTGGCGAATTCGCCAACGTCGAAGTGACCGCCGCCGATGACTACGACCTGCTGGCGCGTCCCGCCAGGGCGAATGACAGCAACAAAAAAAGACCCCGGCGCAGGCCGGGGTCGTGATCGAATGACGGTTGTTATTCGCGATTAGCCTGCGGAACTCAAACCAAGCAGCGACATGACTTCCTCGCCCTTGGCCTTGACGGCTTTGGCGCCATCGATGGCGGCAGTGAAATCGCCCGATCCCGCAGCAGCGCTGGCGTCGGCCCACTTCGAATTGATCATCTCGAGCCCGGCCTTGGCGGTATCGAAGGATTCCTTGCTGATATTGGCCGGCAGCCGGCGCGACTGCGACAGGATATCAACGCGGCTCTTGATGGCATCGACCATCATCGGCAGGTTGCTCGAGTAGTCGGTCCAGGTCGCCTCGAGCTCGGCTTTCTTGGCAGCGATGGCATTCTTCAGGCCATCGATAGCCGACGTGGCCGCCGGCGCGGCCTGCAGCACCTTCGCGTACTCGCCTTTTGCGAGCGAGTCCTTGAGCTTGGTGATGGTGTCGTTGACGCCTGCCACCTGGTCCGGAACGTACTTGTTGGCTTCGTCCTGGACGGCAGCGAGAGCCGCCTCGACACCGGCCACGGCCTTGGTGGCGGGTTCTTTCTGACTTGCGCAGGCGCCGATGAGCAGAGCGGCCGTGAACGCCGCAAGCCACGCGGTTTTCTTGAGCATGTTCGATCCCCTGTTAGCGGTGTTTAAGGAATTCTGAGTTTCTGACCCGGCTTGATCCTGTTCGGGTCGGAGAGAATGTCACGATTGGCATCGAAGATTTTCGGGTACAGCATCATGTCGCCATAGTAGTGTTCGGCAATCTTCGACAGCGTGTCGCCCTTCTTGACGACGTGGTACTGCGCGAAAGGATTATCCACCGGCTTGCCGTCCGTGGATTTAGCGTCAACCATGTGGCCTCCTTAGAGCCGCCGCGAAAAGCGGGTAGGCTAGCAGAGTTGACGGCAGGCGGCAGCTGCTGCGGGAAATCGCGCTCCGAGCGACCCGTGGCGACCGAGATGTCGCAGGTCGGATCTCTCGTAATTTATTGTTTTTCAAGGCTATATTCGGCCTGCAACCCTGCCCTGGAGTGATGCCATGAGAATCGACGGCCGTTGCCTTTGCGGATCGGTGACCTATGAGGCCGAAATCGACCCCGCCAAGGTGCTCATCTGCCACTGCAGCGACTGCCAGAACCACTCCGGCAGCGCCTGGCGGGTGGTGGTCGGCGCGCGAGCGGACAGTTTTCGCCTGCTGAGCGGCGAGCTCAGGCACTTTGAAAAGATCGCGGACAGCGGTCGCTTGCGCTCGCGCAGCTTCTGCCCCGTTTGCGGTACGAACATCTACGCCTGCACGCCCGGCGATGACCGCCAGTTCTTCGGGCTGCGTGTCGGCACGGTCAATCAGCGCAAGGCGTTGCGCCCGAGTTCGCAACTGTGGTTGCGTTCCGCGTTGCCATGGTCCTGCAACATCAGCGATCTACCCGGCGTCGAGCGTCAGCTCGATCTGACACGCTAGTACCGCGCCGCCGTCGCCTACCTGTTCCCTGTCGCCAGCAGGTCGGCATAGCGGCGCATTTGCAGCTGCATGCGGCTGGGATAAGGGTCATCCAGGCGGCGCGCCTTCGTATCCAACTGCATCAGCACCGGCCGCTCGAGACGATGGGCGGGCCATTTCGCTGCGCCTGCCAGGCCGGGTTGGCCGCTTTTGGCGAACTGCACCCATATCGCGCGCAGTTGATCCCCCATGCGACGATCGGCAACGCTTGCCGTCTCGCCGCGCCACTCGGTGCCAAAGATCCGCGGCGTCTCGGAACAATGATAGGCGCCTGGATTGCTGCCACGCTGCGCCTCGTTGATGTATGTGTATTCGTAGAGATAGCCGCGTTGGCCAGTGCGAGCCATCTGCGATGTCAGGAAATACGCCGAGGAGAGAAACAGGTTGTCTCCGAAGAAGACGTCCTTGAAATGCTTCTCATCGGCAATCCGGTAGGCCGCTTCCGCTTCGCCACGCGGGATACCTGCCAGAATGGCCACAAGGGGCAGATTGAAAGCCTGGATGAGACTTGCCTCGAAGCTCGCAGCGCCCGACATGAATGGCACAGGTGCCTGTTCGCCGCGCGCAAAGACTCGCGCGGGATCATCGACGATCAACCTGCCGTCGACCACGGGCTGCATGGAGAAATCCTTCCGCGGGTAGGAGATGACCTCGTCCGCGGTCAAGGCACGCAGTTTTGCGGCCGTGTCCCGGTCTTCGGCGATCCCGAAATGCGCGGCGAATTCCCGGCCGTCCTGCAGGAGCGAATCGAAACGACCGACCTTGCGGTCGATGCGCCGCTCCCCTTCCGGCACGACCGATCCGCTCTGCGCGATGGCGCGCTGGAAAAGTCCGCGCGCGCCCGGCGCTGCCATCAGAAAGTCCACCGACACGCCGCCTGCAGAGCAACCGAAAATCGTTACCCGCTCGGCATCGCCACCGAAATCCGCGATGTTCTGTCGGACCCACTGTAGAGCGGCAACCTGGTCCAGCAACGCGTAGTTGCCGCGTGCCTCATCGCCCTGCGATGGGTAGAGCGCGGGATGTGCGAAGCGTCCGAAGCGATCGAGGCGGTAGTTGATCGCTACCAGGACCACGCCGGCACGCGCGAGCGCAGCGCCGTCGAAGGCCGGGTCCATCGCGCTGCCCCAGCGAAAGCTGCCGCCGTGGATCCACACCATCACCGGCAGCGCCGTGCCGCGCTTGGCCGTGGCAGGCGTGAACACATTGAGGTAGAGGCAATCTTCAGAGGTGCCTCGCGGGAATCGCTCGGCGCCGCGCACGAGTTGCTGCGCACATGCCGCGCCCGGCGCGGTCGCGTCGCGGATACCGGGCCAGTTCGGCGCGGATTTCGGCGCGCGCCAACGCAATTCGCCGACTGGTGGCGCTGCAAATGGAATGTTGTAAAACACCCGGGTCGACCCACGGACGGCGCCGCGCAACTGACCTTGTGGCAGCGTGACCACCAGCGATGCCGCAACAGCGGTCTGGATGGCCGTCAGCAGGACAACGGCCAGACAGCGCACGAGGCCAGACGGCGTCATCCGCGCACACTTCCAGCCGCCAGGTCGCAACCAATGCTTGTACGCAATCGCTCGAGGTCCGCGTATCGGCTTGGGATGTCGCTACGATCCGTCGCGGCACGAAGGTCTGCGAGTTTGCGGAGTGATTTCAGCAACACCGGCAAAGGCGGACCGCTCGCGGTCATGTCTTTCTGGTTCGCGAGACCCTTGTTGAGTGCCGGATCCTCGATGAATTTCCTGACCAGTTTCTCATGGTGCTGCAACGCAGCCTTGCCATGGGCCGCGCAGACCTCGAGGAAAAGTCGCGTGTTCCTCTGGTACCACTCGCTCGCCGTGTCCGTACCTGCGTATTCGAGCAGGCTGTCGAGGAGGCTCTTGCGGCGCATGCAGTCGCGCAGCACCAGCTGATCCTCGGGGCGCATGAACAGGAACTTGTCGATAAGCAATTGCGAATAGAACGCTTCGTCCGCGCGGCAAACGCCGAGCAGCAGGTCGATGACATTGATGCCCGCGAAATCGCCGGCATTGGCGCCGCGATACTCGTGCAGACCGACACGATGCGGCTTGTAGTAGGTGCGCACACAGTGAAAGAAGCGCTCCATGTCGAGTTCATCGAACAGCTTGTCGTTGGAGCGATAGACATCCTCGAGCGCATCGCGAGCGGCGATGAGCAGATCGGCCGTGACCGGATGCGACACGCCAAGCGGCAGGACGTGCAGCAACGACTCGGCCGCCCGGATGTAGGCAAGTGCCGCCCGGGTGTTATAGGCGATGAACAATTGCTCGTCGCGCAGCGATGTGAAGGTCTTGAAAACTCCGTTGATCGCAAAGTTGTGCGTTTCGAGGTGCGAGGAGACGAAACGTGGCACCATGCCGATCGATGCGCCGACCTGCATGGCGAGCGCCGAGGCCTCGATGAGCGGCGAGCGCGTCTCGCGCGTTGGTTCGGTGATGAGATGGCGCCGGCAAGCCGCCATGTACAACCCGATATTGCCCATCAGGTTGAAATTCGCCTCGAAGCCCTCGTCGGTGTTGCCTTCTGCCAGCAACGCTACGATGTGATTTCGTCCCGCATCGACCAATCGGCGCTTGAGATCGGTGCCCACCGACTCGATGTCCTCGCGATCATCGAGCGCGAAGTAGAGCTCCTCCAGTTCCGTATTGAGGGCGACGAAGTCGGTTCTGATCCACCCGTCGAATTGGCTGGCCCTTGCGGTCATCACTCACTCCTCGCGTGAATGGAACGCAATGTTAGCCGTGCGGATCCGGTGACGCTATTCGACGGTGACGCTCTTGGCAAGATTGCGCGGCTGGTCGACGTCAGTGCCCTTCAGCACGGCGACATGATAGGCGAGCAACTGCAGCGGAATCGTGTAGACGCAGGGCGCCTGGAAGTAACTGATGTGGCGCGGCATTTCGATCACGGTAACGCCATCGCTCTCTTCGAAGCCGGACTCCGGATCCGCGAATACGATCAGTTCGCCGCCGCGGGCACGCACTTCCATGAGGTTCGATTTGAGTTTCTCGAGCAGATCGTTGTTCGGCGCGACGGTGATGACGGGCATGTCCGCGTCGACGAGTGCCAGCGGCCCGTGTTTCAACTCACCCGCCGGATAGGCTTCGGCATGAATATAGGAAATTTCCTTGAGTTTGAGCGCGCCTTCGAGTGCCACGGGATAGAGCGCGCCGCGACCGAGGAACAGGGCATGGTGTTTTTCGGCAAATCGCTCGGCGAGCTTGTGTATGACCGGATCGAGTGCCAGGGTTTTTTCGATGAGACCGGGCAATTCAACCAGTCGCGTAACGAGGCCGCGTTCGCGTTCGGCATCCGCGCCGTGATGCTTGGCGAGCGCCACCACCAGCATGCCGAGCGCGGTTAGCTGGGTAGTGAACGCCTTGGTCGAGGCGACGCCGATTTCCGGGCCCGCCCGGGTCAGCATCACGAGGTCTGATTCGCGGACCAGGGAGCTCTCGGGTGCGTTGCAGATGGCGAGCGAGGCGAGGTAGCCCGCCTCCTTGGCAAGGCGCAGCGCCGCCAGCGTATCGGCGGTTTCGCCCGATTGCGAGATGGTCACGAACAGCGAGTTCTTCGGCACGACGGCATTGCGGTAGCGGTACTCGCTGGCGATCTCGACCGTGCACGGCAAACGGCAGATCTGTTCGAGGTAATAGCGCGCCACGGCACCCGCGTGGTAGCTGGTGCCGCAGGCGACGATGCGCACGTGCTCGGTGCGCCTCAGGATTTCCGTTGCGGCGGGCCCGAAGGCCGCTTCCAGCAACCGGCCGTTGGCGACGCGCTCGAGCAGCGTGTTCGACACCGCGCGCGGCTGCTCGTGGATTTCCTTGAGCATGAAGTGCCGGTACTGGCCCTTCTCAGCTGCATCCGCGGACAACTCGCTCTCGCGGATTTCGCGTTCGACGGAATTGCCCTCGACGTCCAGTACCTTGATGGCGGTGCGGCGCACCTCGGCAACATCGCCTTCTTCGAGGAACATGAACCGGCGCGTCACCGGCAGCAGCGCAGCAACGTCGGAGGCAACGAAATTCTCGGCGACACCGACGCCGATGACCACCGGGCAACCCTCGCGGGCGAGAATCAGGCGGTCCGGATCGGCTTCACTCACGACCGCAAGCGCATAGGCGCCTTCGAGTTCGGCAACCGTTGCGCGCACGGCTTTGAAGAGATCGCCGACGCGGCCCAGGTGGTAGTGGATGCGATGTGCGATGACTTCCGTGTCGGTCTCGGAGCTGAATTCGTATCCCGCGGCGATAAGCTCGGCGCGCAGCTCGGCATGATTTTCGATGATGCCGTTGTGCACCAGCGCGATGCCGTCCCGGGAAATGTGCGGATGCGCATTGCGTTCGCTCGGCACGCCATGCGTTGCCCAACGCGTGTGTGCGATGCCGAGCTGGCCATGGGTGGGCGAAGCTGCAATGGCGGATTCGAGTTCGCGGACCTTGCCCTGCGTGCGCAGGCGTTTGAGTTTGTCGGTGCCGTTCAGGACGGCAATGCCGGCGGAGTCATAGCCGCGATACTCCAGCCGCTTCAGGCCCTCGATGAGAATCGGAACGATATTGCGCTCTGCAACCGCGCCCACTATGCCGCACATGGCTTCGACGTCCTTCTGGTATCGCCGGCGCCGCCGCACCGGCGGGGCGGGGACACCTGATTTGGCGCGCTAGTTTGCCTCAACGGCGCCCCGTCTGCCGCGCCGGAGCGCGCAATTCGTGACGCCACTCCGGGGTCCTGGTCGGCACCTGGCATGTTATGCTGCAATGCAGCAAAATGCCCGGTCAATCCTTGATGGCGGCCCGGATGCTGGCCTGGATGCCTTCCGCGGCAGCGCGGGGATCGGCCGCATCGCGTATGGGCCGCCCCACGACGATGTAATCGGCGCCGAAATCGAAAGCCTGCTCGACCGAGACGACCCGTTTCTGGTCATCGACAGGACGATTGTCGACCGGCCGGATGCCGGGAGTTACCACGAGCAGCCGCGCATCGATGTATGCGCGCAACTGACGCGCCTCGAGTCCCGAGGAGACGACACCGTCGCAGCCCGCCTCGAGCGCCCGGCGCGCGCGCGAGAGCACCAGCTGCTCGACATCGCAATGAAAACCGAGGTCATCGAGGTCACCGCGATCGAGGCTTGTCAGTACCGTTACCGCGAGGATGCGCACGTCGCCCTTGGCGGCAGCCGCAGCCTCCATGATCGACTGGTTGCCATGCACGGTCGTGAAGTAGACGCCCCGTCCCTGCAGCTGGCGAACGGCTGCGGCGACTGTCGCCGGCACGTCGAAGAACTTGAGGTCCGCGAATATCTTCTTGCCCCGCGCGGCGAGCCAGTCGAGCAGTTGGAAATACTGCCCGCTCATCGCGAGCTCGAGGCCGAGCTTGTAGAAGGTGACGGCCGGTCCGAGCTGCTCGACCAGTTGGCGAGCCGCATCGACATCGGGTACATCGAGGGCGAATATCAGTCGGTCTTCAGGGGCGATGTTCTTGGCTGGCATCGAGCGGCTCTCAAACGGTCAGGAATGATTTCAGATTCGTGCACCGGGCTCGAAGATTCGGCGATGCTCGAGCAGTGCATAACGATCGGTCATGCCGGCGATGTAGTCGGCGACGATCCGCGCCTTGCCTTCATCGCCTTTTGCAGCGGCCGCGGCGAGCGCGGCCGCGCGATGCTCGTCAGGCATCAGCTGCGGCGTTGCCATGAAGACGCCGAACAGCTCCTGCACGACCCGTGCTGCCTTGGAGGTCATGCGCAGCACACGATAGTGCCGGTAGAGATTTTCGCGCAGGAAGCGCTTGAGGGAGCGGTGCTGCTCGGCAATGGTCTCGCTCATCGCCACCAGCTCCGGCAGCCTGCGTACCGCGTCCATGTCCTCGGGCGCGGCATCGTCGATGCGGCGACTGGTCTCCTCGATGACGTCGGTCACCAGTCGATTGATCATGCGGCGGATGACCTCGTGCAGCGCGCGCTTGCCGCCAAGCTCCGGGTAGCGTCGCCTGACCTCCTGGTGTTCGCGCTCGAACAAGGGTTCGGCGGCAAGCGCCGTCACGTCGATGAGGCCAGCGCGCACACCATCGTCGACATCGTGATTGTTGTAGGCGATCGCATCGGCGAGATTGGCCAGCTGCGCTTCGAGGCCGGGTTGCTGTCGATCGAGAAAGCGCTGCCCGACATCACCCAGTTCGCGCGCATTGCGCACCGAACAGTGCTTGAGGATGCCTTCACGGCATTCGAAGGTAAGGTTCAGACCCGGGAAGTCGGCGTACTTTTCCTCGAGCTCGTCGACCACGCGGAGCGATTGCAGGTTGTGCTCGAAGCCGCCGTAGTCGCGCATCGCGTCGTTGAGCGCATCCTGCCCGGCATGGCCGAAAGGTGTATGCCCAAGGTCGTGCGCAAGGCAGATCGCTTCCGTGAGCGGCTCATTGAGGCGCAGTGCGCGCGCGATGGATCGCGCAATCTGCGCCACCTCGAGCGAGTGGGTGATGCGGGTGCGGTAGAGATCACCCTCGTGATTGACGAATACCTGGGTTTTGTAGACGAGGCGACGGAAGGCATTGCTGTGCACGATGCGATCGCGGTCGCGCTGGTATTCGCTGCGATTGTTCGGCGCCTCCTCCGGATAGCGCCGGCCGCGGCTGCGGCTGTCGTGTGCGGCATAGGGCGCGAGGTCGCGTTCCGTCTGGCTCATGCGAAATGAGCGCGCACGGTCGCGCGCAGGGAGGCAGGGGGATAGTCGTCGCTGATGACCGCCTTGCCAATGCGACGCAACAGAATGAGTCGATTGCGACCATTCTTCACTTTCTTGTCGATGCGCATCAACTCGAGTGCGCGGGCAGCACTCACCTCGCGGGCGGCGGTTGGCAATCCGGCCCGCTCCAGCAGATTCACGATGCGCACCGCAGCGGCCGGCGACAGTCCCTGGGTTCGCACCGATAGCGCAGCTGCCATGGCAAGGCCTGCCGCCACGGCTTCACCATGCAACCAGCTGTCATAGCCGGTGGCGGTCTCGATGGCATGACCAAAAGTGTGGCCGAGGTTGAGCAAGGCGCGCTCGCCGGATTCCCGTTCGTCGCGACCGACGATCGCGGCCTTGATTCGGCAGCTGCGCCGGATGGCCGCCATCAATGCTTTTGGGTCGAGCGCCAGGAGCGCATCGAGATTGCGCTCGATCCAGCCGAAGAAATCCGCGTCGGCGATCAAGGCGGACTTGATGACCTCCGCGAGTCCCGCGCGCAATTCCCGGCTCGGCAGCGTGGCCAGGGTGTCGACGTCGGTGATGACCGCGCGAGGTTGATGAAAGGCGCCGATGAGGTTCTTGCCGCCCGGGTGATTGATGGCCGTCTTGCCGCCCACGGACGAATCGACCTGCGAGAGCAGCGTGGTCGGCAGCTGCACGAAGGACACACCGCGCTGGTAGCTCGCGGCCGCGAATCCGGCGATGTCGCCGACCACGCCGCCGCCCAGGGCAATGACACAGGCGTCGCGGCTGAGCCGATTGCTCACCATGACATCGAGAATGCGCAGGTACATCGCGGCGCTCTTGTGCGCTTCGCCGGCCGGCAGGACGATTTCGACGATGCGGCGGCGCCCCAGCGACCGGCACAGCCGGGCCAGGTAGAGCGGCGCGACATGCGTGTCGGTGATGACGGCGAGGTCCTGTTGCGGCACGTGGCGGCGCAGCAGCGCGCGGTCGGCCAGCAATCGCGAGCCGATCAGGATGGGATAGGAGCGGGAACCGAGATCAACGCGCAGTCGTTGCACGACTTGAATTATACGTGAGCGCCGTGGCTACTGCTCTGCGGCGCCGCCGTCGGCAT includes:
- the pyrF gene encoding orotidine-5'-phosphate decarboxylase; translation: MPAKNIAPEDRLIFALDVPDVDAARQLVEQLGPAVTFYKLGLELAMSGQYFQLLDWLAARGKKIFADLKFFDVPATVAAAVRQLQGRGVYFTTVHGNQSIMEAAAAAKGDVRILAVTVLTSLDRGDLDDLGFHCDVEQLVLSRARRALEAGCDGVVSSGLEARQLRAYIDARLLVVTPGIRPVDNRPVDDQKRVVSVEQAFDFGADYIVVGRPIRDAADPRAAAEGIQASIRAAIKD
- a CDS encoding FAD-dependent monooxygenase translates to MQTMEVTLLGAGIAGLSAALGLQRAGFKVRIYEQAPELGEVGAGLSLSPTAAHALTYLGLKPMLEEKAYKPDDQAVRHYKDGRVLQRVNRGKALLDAYGERYYVIHRADLHGALAEAVRANDPEAILVNRRCVSVTQRGRIVEVGFADGETINADVLIGADGSRSVVRTCLFGESSPVYTGYIAWRGLVPMDRVPPDILDPPSGLFIGPRHMVNRYPVRNGTLLNFVAFAEREAWTAEGWSIHSTVAELLREFEGWHSDVLTFMAATPPDQLFKWGMFDHEPFEHWYRGRVGLLGDAAHPILPFLGHGAVLGIEDGVVLARAFQAAESPEEALQRFQDARIERASHVVRESRKAGKEFHAADPESYPERARNRAADEGRGLFAYNPVTQPV
- a CDS encoding LysM peptidoglycan-binding domain-containing protein, which gives rise to MVDAKSTDGKPVDNPFAQYHVVKKGDTLSKIAEHYYGDMMLYPKIFDANRDILSDPNRIKPGQKLRIP
- a CDS encoding DUF1864 family protein, which codes for MTARASQFDGWIRTDFVALNTELEELYFALDDREDIESVGTDLKRRLVDAGRNHIVALLAEGNTDEGFEANFNLMGNIGLYMAACRRHLITEPTRETRSPLIEASALAMQVGASIGMVPRFVSSHLETHNFAINGVFKTFTSLRDEQLFIAYNTRAALAYIRAAESLLHVLPLGVSHPVTADLLIAARDALEDVYRSNDKLFDELDMERFFHCVRTYYKPHRVGLHEYRGANAGDFAGINVIDLLLGVCRADEAFYSQLLIDKFLFMRPEDQLVLRDCMRRKSLLDSLLEYAGTDTASEWYQRNTRLFLEVCAAHGKAALQHHEKLVRKFIEDPALNKGLANQKDMTASGPPLPVLLKSLRKLADLRAATDRSDIPSRYADLERLRTSIGCDLAAGSVRG
- a CDS encoding carboxylesterase family protein — encoded protein: MTPSGLVRCLAVVLLTAIQTAVAASLVVTLPQGQLRGAVRGSTRVFYNIPFAAPPVGELRWRAPKSAPNWPGIRDATAPGAACAQQLVRGAERFPRGTSEDCLYLNVFTPATAKRGTALPVMVWIHGGSFRWGSAMDPAFDGAALARAGVVLVAINYRLDRFGRFAHPALYPSQGDEARGNYALLDQVAALQWVRQNIADFGGDAERVTIFGCSAGGVSVDFLMAAPGARGLFQRAIAQSGSVVPEGERRIDRKVGRFDSLLQDGREFAAHFGIAEDRDTAAKLRALTADEVISYPRKDFSMQPVVDGRLIVDDPARVFARGEQAPVPFMSGAASFEASLIQAFNLPLVAILAGIPRGEAEAAYRIADEKHFKDVFFGDNLFLSSAYFLTSQMARTGQRGYLYEYTYINEAQRGSNPGAYHCSETPRIFGTEWRGETASVADRRMGDQLRAIWVQFAKSGQPGLAGAAKWPAHRLERPVLMQLDTKARRLDDPYPSRMQLQMRRYADLLATGNR
- the glmS gene encoding glutamine--fructose-6-phosphate transaminase (isomerizing), whose product is MCGIVGAVAERNIVPILIEGLKRLEYRGYDSAGIAVLNGTDKLKRLRTQGKVRELESAIAASPTHGQLGIAHTRWATHGVPSERNAHPHISRDGIALVHNGIIENHAELRAELIAAGYEFSSETDTEVIAHRIHYHLGRVGDLFKAVRATVAELEGAYALAVVSEADPDRLILAREGCPVVIGVGVAENFVASDVAALLPVTRRFMFLEEGDVAEVRRTAIKVLDVEGNSVEREIRESELSADAAEKGQYRHFMLKEIHEQPRAVSNTLLERVANGRLLEAAFGPAATEILRRTEHVRIVACGTSYHAGAVARYYLEQICRLPCTVEIASEYRYRNAVVPKNSLFVTISQSGETADTLAALRLAKEAGYLASLAICNAPESSLVRESDLVMLTRAGPEIGVASTKAFTTQLTALGMLVVALAKHHGADAERERGLVTRLVELPGLIEKTLALDPVIHKLAERFAEKHHALFLGRGALYPVALEGALKLKEISYIHAEAYPAGELKHGPLALVDADMPVITVAPNNDLLEKLKSNLMEVRARGGELIVFADPESGFEESDGVTVIEMPRHISYFQAPCVYTIPLQLLAYHVAVLKGTDVDQPRNLAKSVTVE
- a CDS encoding GFA family protein yields the protein MRIDGRCLCGSVTYEAEIDPAKVLICHCSDCQNHSGSAWRVVVGARADSFRLLSGELRHFEKIADSGRLRSRSFCPVCGTNIYACTPGDDRQFFGLRVGTVNQRKALRPSSQLWLRSALPWSCNISDLPGVERQLDLTR
- a CDS encoding deoxyguanosinetriphosphate triphosphohydrolase, which translates into the protein MSQTERDLAPYAAHDSRSRGRRYPEEAPNNRSEYQRDRDRIVHSNAFRRLVYKTQVFVNHEGDLYRTRITHSLEVAQIARSIARALRLNEPLTEAICLAHDLGHTPFGHAGQDALNDAMRDYGGFEHNLQSLRVVDELEEKYADFPGLNLTFECREGILKHCSVRNARELGDVGQRFLDRQQPGLEAQLANLADAIAYNNHDVDDGVRAGLIDVTALAAEPLFEREHQEVRRRYPELGGKRALHEVIRRMINRLVTDVIEETSRRIDDAAPEDMDAVRRLPELVAMSETIAEQHRSLKRFLRENLYRHYRVLRMTSKAARVVQELFGVFMATPQLMPDEHRAAALAAAAAKGDEGKARIVADYIAGMTDRYALLEHRRIFEPGARI
- the rimO gene encoding 30S ribosomal protein S12 methylthiotransferase RimO — translated: MSGQSLVRPHEGPATMRAMPQRAPSVGFVSLGCPKALVDSERIMTNLRQRGYALAPDYSQADLVVVNTCGFIDSAIEESLQAIDEALNESGRVIVTGCLGANAKRIREQFPAVLEITGPHAYDEVTAAVDRHLPMPHDPYTDLVPPQGLRLTPRHYAYLKISEGCNNRCSFCIIPALRGRLTSRRIDDVMSEAETLIAAGVRELLVISQDTSAYGADIRYAQGRWRDRNYDSRIVDLAKALGELGVWIRLHYVYPYPHVDELLPLMSAGRILPYLDIPFQHGSPAVLKRMRRPAHSEDTLRRIADWRSVCPQLSLRSSFIVGFPGETDAEFEELLQWLEAAQLDRVGCFRYSPVDGAAANALGAQVDADVVEERYALFMQTAQRISRARLARHIGERIEVLVDAHEGDDALARSRGDAPEIDGIVRIVGGARLPVGEFANVEVTAADDYDLLARPARANDSNKKRPRRRPGS